The Candidatus Methylomirabilota bacterium genome contains the following window.
GGCGGATTGCCGTCCGTGATCCGCACGAAGAGCGCGCCCTCCGGCTCCGCCTGCACGGCCTTGGAGGTCCAGTCTGCGGGCTTCGTCGGGAGCGCGGCCGCGGCCGGGCCGTCCCCCTTGCCCAACGGGCCGTGACACGGCGCACAGTTCTGCTCGGCGAGCTTCTTGCCGTTGGCGGCCGATTCCGCCCGCTTGTTGGCCGGCACCGGATTCTTGGCCTTGGCCGCCCGATCCTTTTGCTCCTTCGTCAGCTCCCACTTCTTGGCCTGGGCCCAGACCGAGTCGCCCGCCGTCGTGGCCAGCGTGAGCGTGACCGCCACGGCGAGGGCGACCAGGGTGGCGAATCGGATCATCGGGACCTCCTTCTGCGTGTCGGCGCGCGGGTCGCTCGGGGTCGTGAGCGAATTCACAAGGTCCTGGGTCTCTATGTATCATCGAACCCGGCGAGCGGTCAAGCGCACGAACCGCGCGCGCGCTCACCGCACGGCTCCACGCTCGTCCGACGCCGCTCGCACCGCCTGCGGCGCGAGCGCCACCAGGAGACCGGCCAGGAGCCCATACCCGCCGGCCAGGAGTCCCGGCCAGGGCGACGCGATGCTTCCCGGCCAGAAGACGCCGCCCGACTCGAGCGGTGAATGGATGACCCCGGCGAGACTCGCCACGCTCGCCACCGCGAAGACCGCCGCCGCCGCCGTGAGCCGGCGGTCCACGATGAGGGCGCCGCCCCAGCCCCAGAGCAGCGCCGACAGGATGAAGCCGTTCCCGAGCACCCGGATCGTCTCGAACGCGTGCGCCGCGTCGCCTCGCAGATCCTGGGGTCCGCGCCCGAGCTGGGTCAGGAGGCCGCCCATCTGGATGAGGAGCAATGCCGCGACCACCGGCACGAACGCGAGAGCCACCGCGGGAGCGTGGCGCGACGGCGTCGCCAGGAAGGCCTGCGCGGTGATCTCGAGCCCGATGAAGATCAGGATCGGGGCCACCGCCGCCTCCGGGATGATCCCGACCAGGAGCGAGATCACGCCCGCCATCGCTCCCAGCCCGATCACGAGCCCGGTGGCGAGGGTGTAGCCCGCCCGCGCCCCCATCGCCTTGTACGCCGGATGCCCGATGTAAGGCGTGTTCTGCACGACGCCGCCGCAGACCCCGGCCACGATCGTGGCGATCGCTTCGGTGAGCAGAATGTCCCGCGTCCGGTAGTGGTCGCCGGCCGCGATGGCGCTCTCGGTGTTGTCGATGCCTCCGATGATCGTCGCCAGCGCGAAGGGCAGCGCCACCGGCAACGCCGACCACGTCTCCGCGGAGGCATCCAGCCACGCGAGGGTCGGCCAGGGCACCGCCAGCCGCCAGTCGGCTGGGAGGGCCACGGCCGGCGGCACGCCCCCCACCCCGAGCCCGCGCTCGGCAGCGTAGACGACGCAGCCGACGACCACGGCCGCCAGCGCGCCGGGAATCCGCCCGGGCAGGCCGACCCGCCCGATCAGCGTCACGAGGATCAGCCCCAGGGCCGCGAGCCCCACCAGCGGGTCGGCGAAGACTTTCAGGGTCGGCAGGAAGGCGATGAGCAGGATGGCCACTCCCGCGATCGAGCCGAGCAACGCGGCCCGCGGGACGGTGCGCCGCACCCACTCGCCGGCGAAGGCGAGGGCCAGCTTGATGAATCCCATGGCGACCGTCGTCCCCATCCCGACCTTCCACGCGAGGACGGGGTCCTTCGTGAGCAGCATCGCGGGTCCGATGACCCCGAAGGTGATCCCGAACAGTGACGGGGTATCGATCCCGAACGGCATCGCGGTGACGTCGGCCCGCCCCGTCTCGCTGGCCAGGCGGGCGGCGAGCCACGTGTAGACGAGATCGCCCACGAGGACGCCGATGGCCGTGCCCGGCACCATGCGATAGAGGACCAGGTCGGGCGGAAATCCGAAGACGCCGACGAGAAGTCCCGTCAGGACCACGAGCTGGGTCATGTTGTCGATGACGAGGCCGAAGAAGGCGTTCACATCGCCCGGCGCGTACCACTGGTACCGCTTCACCCTCGGCGGCCTCCCGGGCTAAGGCGAAGAACTCGCCCTCTCGGATTGTCTTCAGGCAGAGAGAGTTACGGCCAGAAGCCTCCAACGAAGCTTGAACTCGAACGGAAAATTTGGTCGGCGGGTGCCCCGCCGCATACAATGGATTCGATGGACCGCACGACCGAGGGGGCATCCACCTTGATCATCCTCGCCCGCGATCAGGCCACCTTCTACGAATTCCTCAAGGCGCGTCAAGAAGGCAAGGGACCCACGGTGGTGATCCTGGACCGCCGGACCGGGGAGCGGCGCGTCGACGGCCAACCTCCGGACGACGACCGCCGGCAGTCGAACCGCCGCGCCCCCACCCCCGAAGCGGCCCTCGCACTGATGTCGGTCCTGGGCTTCATGATCCTGCACCGCGAAGGCGACCAGTGGGTCCCATGACTTCATCGGAGGGGGCCTCTACGGCCCCCTCCGAGACCTCCCCATGAGGGTCGCGGCGGCAAAGCCGCCGCTCGGAGCGGACCACCACTACACGGCAATCGTGCATCGCGCCGCGTGTGGTCACTCCCTCAGGCCCGTGGAGCCCGGCGCCAGCCCTCAGGCCGGCCGGCTCGCTCGCTCCTCCGCCATCAGGCGCCGCGTCTCGGCTCGAAGGCGCTCGGCGAGCGCCTCGCACCAGGCAAATCGCGTCCGGCCCTCGGCCACCTCGGCATAGCCGAACTCGAGGGGCGGCGCGCCGGCCGGCGGGTACGTGACCTCGCCGAGGATGAGCCGCAGTCCGTACGAGCGGCCTTGCCGCGCCTCGTCCATCTCCACCGCCGCCTCGAGCCCTGCATGCTCGCGCTTCCCGTGGGAGATGGCGAAGTTCCTCAGCCAGCGCCCGGCCTCGTCGTAGTCCGCCGGAATCCGCGGGTTCATGGGACGACCCGGGCGGATTCTACCCGACCCGTCATCCCGACGCTACCCGGTCGCGGCGGGCCCAGAACCGAGCAGCCCCAGGTCATTTCGGGGGGGTCTCGGAAGACCCCCCCGATGCCCCCCCTCGATTGCGGCGGCACAGCCGCCGCTCGGAGCGCTGCTCGACGCATCGCCCGCTCGGGGCGAGCTGCCTGGGTACTCCGATATACCCCTAGGACGCAATAGGAGGCGCGCCGACGATCGAGGATGGCGGGATGCGACGGTTATCGGCCCGCCGTCAGCACTCGTTGAAGCCGCAGCCGTAGCACTTCTTGCA
Protein-coding sequences here:
- a CDS encoding MFS transporter, yielding MKRYQWYAPGDVNAFFGLVIDNMTQLVVLTGLLVGVFGFPPDLVLYRMVPGTAIGVLVGDLVYTWLAARLASETGRADVTAMPFGIDTPSLFGITFGVIGPAMLLTKDPVLAWKVGMGTTVAMGFIKLALAFAGEWVRRTVPRAALLGSIAGVAILLIAFLPTLKVFADPLVGLAALGLILVTLIGRVGLPGRIPGALAAVVVGCVVYAAERGLGVGGVPPAVALPADWRLAVPWPTLAWLDASAETWSALPVALPFALATIIGGIDNTESAIAAGDHYRTRDILLTEAIATIVAGVCGGVVQNTPYIGHPAYKAMGARAGYTLATGLVIGLGAMAGVISLLVGIIPEAAVAPILIFIGLEITAQAFLATPSRHAPAVALAFVPVVAALLLIQMGGLLTQLGRGPQDLRGDAAHAFETIRVLGNGFILSALLWGWGGALIVDRRLTAAAAVFAVASVASLAGVIHSPLESGGVFWPGSIASPWPGLLAGGYGLLAGLLVALAPQAVRAASDERGAVR
- a CDS encoding cytochrome c, with product MIRFATLVALAVAVTLTLATTAGDSVWAQAKKWELTKEQKDRAAKAKNPVPANKRAESAANGKKLAEQNCAPCHGPLGKGDGPAAAALPTKPADWTSKAVQAEPEGALFVRITDGNPPMPPWASLPEKDRWDLVNYIKTLGKK